One stretch of Nocardia mangyaensis DNA includes these proteins:
- a CDS encoding MFS transporter, protein MTKSQRVALAVLSAAMLMTILDGSIVTVAMPAIQDDLGFSPAGLSWTVNAYLIAFGGLLLLAGRLGDLIGRKTMFLTGTGVFTVASLLAGAATSPEMLVGARFLQGVGSAISASVVLGILVTIFTGARERATAIGVFSFTGAAGASIGQVLGGVLTDALNWHWIFLINVPIGVLTIAVALAALPADRGLGLAAGADVFGAILVTAGLMLGIYTVVEVETYGWVSTRTLGLGALATALLAAFAARQATARTPLLPLRIFRSRNVSGANVVQMLALAAMFAFQIIVALYLQKVLGYNALQTGLAMLPAALAIGTVSLFASARLVTRFGERAVLLSGLVLLLIGMSWLMRLPTEAVYVTDLLPMMVLIAGGGLVLPTLTALAMSGAEADDAGLASGLFNTTQQVGMAIGVAVLSTLAAARTGAELAVGASEADALTSGYRLAFTVAAGLLAAALAISVTVLRRPGAPAAPAAATDQVAVR, encoded by the coding sequence ATGACCAAATCTCAGCGCGTCGCGCTCGCTGTGCTCTCGGCCGCGATGCTGATGACCATCCTCGACGGCAGCATCGTCACCGTCGCCATGCCCGCGATCCAGGACGATCTCGGCTTCTCGCCCGCCGGTCTGAGCTGGACCGTGAACGCCTATCTGATCGCTTTCGGCGGTCTGCTCCTGCTGGCCGGGCGCCTCGGTGACCTGATCGGTCGCAAGACGATGTTCCTCACCGGCACCGGCGTTTTCACCGTGGCCTCGCTGCTGGCCGGTGCGGCCACGAGCCCTGAGATGCTCGTCGGTGCCCGCTTCCTCCAGGGTGTCGGCAGCGCGATCTCCGCCTCGGTGGTGCTCGGCATCCTGGTGACGATCTTCACCGGAGCGCGCGAACGAGCCACGGCCATCGGCGTTTTCAGCTTCACCGGCGCCGCGGGCGCCTCCATCGGTCAGGTCCTGGGCGGTGTGCTCACCGACGCACTGAACTGGCACTGGATTTTCCTGATCAATGTGCCGATCGGGGTACTGACCATCGCGGTCGCGCTCGCGGCACTGCCCGCCGACCGCGGACTCGGGCTGGCCGCCGGTGCCGATGTGTTCGGGGCGATCCTGGTGACCGCCGGGCTGATGCTCGGCATCTACACCGTCGTCGAGGTCGAAACATACGGCTGGGTCTCGACGCGCACGCTGGGCCTCGGCGCACTGGCCACCGCCCTGCTCGCCGCCTTCGCCGCGCGTCAGGCGACTGCCCGCACGCCGCTGCTGCCGCTGCGGATCTTCCGCTCCCGCAACGTCTCCGGCGCCAATGTCGTGCAGATGCTCGCGCTGGCCGCCATGTTCGCCTTCCAGATCATCGTCGCGCTCTACCTGCAGAAGGTGCTCGGCTACAACGCACTGCAGACCGGCCTTGCCATGCTGCCCGCCGCGCTGGCCATCGGCACGGTCTCGCTGTTCGCCTCCGCGCGATTGGTCACCCGCTTCGGCGAACGGGCCGTGCTCCTCTCCGGTCTGGTGCTGCTGCTGATCGGGATGTCGTGGCTGATGCGGTTGCCCACCGAAGCCGTCTATGTCACCGACCTGCTGCCGATGATGGTGCTGATCGCCGGTGGTGGTCTGGTGCTGCCGACGCTCACCGCCTTGGCGATGTCGGGTGCCGAGGCCGACGACGCTGGACTGGCATCGGGTCTGTTCAACACCACACAGCAGGTCGGCATGGCGATCGGTGTCGCGGTTCTGTCCACCCTCGCCGCCGCCCGCACGGGCGCCGAGCTCGCGGTCGGCGCGTCCGAGGCGGACGCGCTGACCAGCGGCTACCGGCTGGCGTTCACGGTGGCCGCCGGGCTCCTCGCGGCGGCGCTGGCCATCAGCGTCACGGTGCTGCGCAGACCCGGCGCACCCGCCGCGCCCGCGGCGGCAACCGACCAGGTCGCCGTGCGCTGA
- a CDS encoding arsenate reductase ArsC, which yields MTDSPVDHAHAVRSTLTLDQKHALKTAATRLQREFETAFGVETIERFLYSSYDQFAGRATVVNYLPLLAERFARQRLVALARVEGKANTGKPTVLFLCTHNAGRSQMALGYFTHLAGDNAVAWSGGSEPGDEINPAAVAAMAEVGIDITGEFPKPWTEEILQAADVIITMGCGDACPLYPGHRYEEWQLDDPAGHDVAAVRPIRDDIETRVRHLLAELDIPTS from the coding sequence ATGACCGACAGCCCGGTAGACCACGCACACGCTGTGCGCAGCACCCTCACCCTCGATCAGAAGCACGCTCTCAAGACTGCCGCGACCCGGCTACAACGCGAGTTCGAGACGGCGTTCGGCGTCGAGACGATCGAACGGTTCCTGTATTCCTCTTATGACCAGTTCGCCGGTCGCGCCACCGTGGTGAACTACCTGCCGCTGCTGGCCGAACGGTTCGCCCGCCAGCGCCTGGTCGCCTTGGCCCGCGTCGAAGGCAAAGCCAACACCGGCAAACCGACCGTGCTGTTCCTGTGCACCCACAACGCCGGGCGCTCGCAGATGGCGCTCGGCTACTTCACTCACCTGGCCGGTGACAACGCGGTGGCCTGGTCGGGTGGTTCCGAACCCGGCGACGAGATCAACCCCGCCGCGGTCGCCGCGATGGCCGAGGTCGGCATCGACATCACCGGGGAATTCCCCAAGCCATGGACCGAAGAGATCCTCCAAGCCGCCGACGTCATCATCACCATGGGCTGCGGTGACGCCTGCCCGCTGTACCCGGGCCACCGCTACGAGGAATGGCAACTCGACGACCCCGCCGGCCACGATGTTGCCGCTGTGCGCCCGATCCGCGACGACATCGAAACCCGGGTCCGGCACCTGCTCGCCGAACTCGACATCCCCACCAGCTGA
- a CDS encoding arsenate reductase ArsC, with amino-acid sequence MTTKPSVLFVCVHNAGRSQMAQGFLTHLAGEDIEVRSAGSAPGNALNPAAVEAMAELGIDITAQSPKILTTDAVETSSVVITMGCGDACPYFPGVDYRDWKLEDPAGKGVESVRPIRDEIRKRIEELIAELLPART; translated from the coding sequence ATGACGACCAAGCCCAGCGTGCTCTTCGTCTGTGTCCACAACGCCGGACGCTCCCAGATGGCCCAAGGCTTCCTGACCCACCTCGCGGGCGAGGACATCGAGGTCCGCTCCGCGGGCAGCGCACCCGGCAATGCCCTGAATCCGGCCGCGGTCGAGGCGATGGCCGAACTCGGCATCGACATCACCGCCCAGTCACCCAAGATCCTCACCACCGACGCCGTGGAGACCTCCTCGGTGGTGATCACCATGGGATGCGGCGACGCCTGCCCGTACTTCCCCGGCGTGGACTACCGCGACTGGAAGCTCGAAGACCCGGCGGGCAAAGGCGTGGAATCGGTGCGCCCGATCCGCGACGAGATCAGAAAGCGCATCGAGGAACTGATCGCCGAACTACTCCCCGCCCGCACCTGA
- the arsA gene encoding arsenical pump-driving ATPase, giving the protein MDTPAFLTDAPRCVFFTGKGGVGKTSVACASAIALARGGARVLLVSTDPASNIGHVFDTTIGASVTAIPAVTGLSALEIDPHQVAAAYRERIIGPVRGLLPAAEIDTITEQLSGSCTTEIASFNEFTALLDPAATHLAEFDHIVFDTAPTGHTIRLLQLPGAWTEYLQGSGDASCLGPLSGLDAQRETYAAAVRTLTDPKLTRLVLVARAQDAALREVARTYDELADIGVTAGHLIINAVLSQSDTDALAVAITRRENAAIASMPRSLAELPCDRIPLKSVEMVGVTALSALFDSSTTLSEVSDAGDAHIEPAPLSALIDELALDGHGLIMCMGKGGVGKTTIAAAIATALATRGHEVHLSTTDPAAHLADTLGEGPATMRLSRIDPVEATEQYRQRILRSRGADLDAQGRAALAEDLRSPCTEEVAVFQAFSRLVHESRRRFVVVDTAPTGHTLLLLDATGAYHREISRNLGADGGFTTPLMRLQDPAHTKILIVTAPESTPIVESVELCADLERAAITPWAWVLNNSLAAAHPTNALLRARAATEVAHIEAVASRYSSRYAIVAMASTEPTGADRLALLSGEVAVSPAD; this is encoded by the coding sequence GTGGACACTCCCGCCTTCCTGACCGATGCCCCGCGCTGTGTGTTCTTCACCGGAAAGGGTGGAGTCGGCAAGACCTCGGTCGCCTGCGCATCGGCGATCGCGCTCGCGCGTGGCGGTGCCAGGGTGCTGCTGGTCAGCACCGATCCGGCCTCCAACATCGGCCATGTCTTCGACACGACCATCGGCGCGTCGGTCACCGCGATTCCCGCGGTGACCGGCCTGTCGGCACTCGAGATCGACCCGCACCAGGTGGCCGCCGCCTACCGCGAACGGATCATCGGACCGGTACGCGGGCTGCTGCCCGCCGCCGAGATCGACACGATCACCGAGCAGCTGTCCGGCTCGTGCACCACCGAGATCGCCTCGTTCAACGAGTTCACCGCGCTGCTCGACCCGGCGGCCACCCACCTGGCGGAGTTCGACCACATCGTCTTCGACACCGCGCCCACCGGCCACACGATCCGGTTGCTGCAACTGCCGGGAGCGTGGACCGAGTATTTGCAGGGCAGCGGCGACGCCTCCTGTCTGGGGCCGCTGTCCGGACTGGACGCGCAACGGGAAACCTATGCGGCGGCGGTGCGCACCTTGACCGACCCCAAGCTCACCCGCCTGGTCCTGGTGGCTCGCGCTCAGGACGCGGCGCTGCGCGAGGTGGCCAGAACCTACGACGAGCTCGCCGACATCGGTGTCACAGCCGGGCACCTGATCATCAATGCCGTGCTGTCACAGTCGGATACAGACGCGCTCGCGGTGGCGATCACCCGCCGCGAGAATGCTGCGATCGCGTCGATGCCCAGGTCGCTGGCCGAGTTGCCGTGCGACCGGATCCCGCTCAAGTCTGTCGAGATGGTCGGGGTGACGGCCCTGAGCGCGCTATTCGACTCCAGCACAACACTTTCCGAGGTATCCGACGCGGGTGACGCGCACATCGAACCAGCCCCCTTGTCGGCTCTGATCGATGAGCTGGCTCTCGACGGCCACGGTCTGATCATGTGCATGGGCAAAGGCGGCGTCGGCAAAACCACCATCGCCGCCGCGATCGCGACCGCCTTGGCCACCCGCGGCCACGAGGTACATCTGAGCACCACCGATCCCGCCGCGCACCTGGCCGACACCCTCGGCGAAGGCCCCGCCACCATGCGGCTCTCGCGCATCGACCCCGTCGAGGCGACCGAGCAGTACCGGCAGCGGATCCTGCGCTCCCGCGGCGCCGACCTCGACGCGCAGGGGCGGGCCGCCCTCGCGGAAGACCTCCGCTCGCCCTGCACCGAGGAAGTCGCGGTGTTCCAAGCGTTTTCACGCCTGGTCCACGAATCCCGACGCCGTTTCGTCGTCGTCGACACCGCCCCGACCGGGCACACCCTGCTGCTGCTCGACGCCACCGGTGCCTACCACCGCGAGATCAGCCGCAACCTCGGCGCCGACGGCGGTTTCACCACCCCGCTCATGCGGCTTCAGGACCCCGCGCACACCAAGATCCTCATCGTCACCGCACCGGAGTCGACGCCGATCGTCGAATCCGTCGAACTCTGCGCGGACCTGGAACGTGCCGCCATCACCCCGTGGGCCTGGGTCCTCAACAACTCCCTCGCCGCAGCGCACCCCACCAACGCGTTGCTGCGCGCCCGTGCGGCGACCGAAGTGGCCCATATCGAGGCTGTGGCATCGCGATACAGCAGCCGATACGCGATCGTTGCGATGGCGAGTACCGAGCCGACCGGCGCGGATCGACTGGCGCTGCTGTCCGGCGAGGTCGCCGTGTCGCCAGCCGATTGA
- a CDS encoding DUF4126 domain-containing protein: MSVLPLIFTAGWASGINAYAVVFLLGVFGRIGWADDVPAGLERTDVLVAAGVLFLIEAVADKIPYLDSFWDAMHTVVRPASGAVVSALIAGQDDSLPTLFAAAVGGTTALLSHVVKAGTRMAVNTSPEPVTNIALSTVEDLGVAGVITLAVFFPILAAVIAAIALAIGLWVVYLCANRIRRYRRRRSERRAAHRAGRDPALE, encoded by the coding sequence GTGTCGGTGCTGCCTCTGATCTTCACCGCGGGCTGGGCCAGCGGGATCAACGCGTATGCGGTGGTGTTCCTGCTCGGGGTGTTCGGACGGATCGGGTGGGCCGATGATGTGCCCGCCGGTCTCGAACGCACCGATGTGCTGGTCGCGGCGGGGGTGCTGTTCCTCATCGAGGCGGTCGCCGACAAGATCCCCTATCTGGACTCGTTCTGGGATGCGATGCACACGGTGGTCCGGCCCGCCTCGGGTGCGGTGGTGTCGGCATTGATCGCGGGGCAGGACGATTCGCTGCCGACCTTGTTCGCCGCGGCGGTCGGCGGCACCACAGCGCTGCTCAGCCATGTCGTCAAGGCGGGCACCAGGATGGCGGTCAACACCTCGCCGGAGCCGGTCACCAACATCGCGCTGAGCACGGTGGAGGACCTCGGTGTCGCCGGCGTCATCACCCTGGCCGTGTTCTTCCCGATCTTGGCGGCCGTGATCGCCGCGATCGCGTTGGCGATCGGACTGTGGGTGGTCTACCTGTGTGCCAACAGAATTCGCCGCTACCGCCGCCGGAGAAGTGAGCGCCGCGCCGCCCACCGTGCCGGCCGAGACCCGGCACTGGAATAG
- a CDS encoding LLM class flavin-dependent oxidoreductase, translating to MELGLTTFAELYPTGDRPAPTAAQRLRQVVAEAVATEAAGLDVYGVGEHHREDFAASSPAVVLAAAAARTERIQLTSAVTVLSSDDPVRVFQDFATLDGLSNGRAELMAGRGSFTESFPLFGYDLADYDALFEEKLALLLHLRGDDPVTWSGRFRAPLRDVTVYPRTDDRPLPVWIAVGGSPESVIRAGLLGLPLAIAIIGGQPARFKPLVELYHRALAEGGHDKQPVAVHAHGYVADSDEQAVADFFAPYALAMSVIGRERGWGPMTHAQFDALRSPGGSLFVGTPDHVAGKIAEVRDDLGLDRFMLHTSVGTLPPEQVLHSIDLLGTKVAPQVR from the coding sequence ATGGAACTGGGGCTGACCACCTTCGCCGAGCTGTACCCGACCGGCGATCGGCCCGCGCCGACCGCCGCCCAACGCCTGCGCCAGGTGGTCGCCGAGGCCGTCGCGACCGAGGCGGCGGGATTGGACGTCTACGGCGTCGGCGAACACCATCGCGAGGATTTCGCCGCGTCCTCCCCCGCTGTCGTCTTGGCCGCCGCCGCGGCCCGGACCGAACGCATCCAGTTGACCAGCGCGGTCACCGTGCTCAGCTCCGACGATCCAGTTCGGGTCTTTCAGGACTTCGCCACGCTGGACGGGCTGTCGAACGGTCGCGCCGAGCTGATGGCCGGTCGCGGGTCGTTCACCGAGTCGTTCCCGCTGTTCGGCTACGACCTGGCCGACTACGACGCGCTGTTCGAGGAGAAGCTGGCCCTGCTGCTGCACTTGCGCGGCGATGATCCGGTGACCTGGTCGGGCCGGTTCCGTGCACCGCTGCGCGATGTCACAGTCTATCCGCGCACCGACGACCGGCCGTTGCCGGTGTGGATCGCGGTCGGCGGGAGCCCGGAATCGGTGATCCGCGCGGGCCTGCTCGGCCTGCCGTTGGCCATCGCGATCATCGGCGGCCAGCCCGCCCGGTTCAAGCCGCTGGTCGAGCTGTATCACCGCGCGCTGGCCGAGGGCGGTCACGACAAGCAGCCGGTGGCAGTGCACGCGCACGGGTATGTTGCCGATTCCGACGAGCAGGCCGTGGCCGATTTCTTCGCGCCCTACGCGCTGGCCATGTCGGTCATCGGGCGCGAACGCGGCTGGGGTCCGATGACCCACGCGCAGTTCGACGCCCTGCGCTCGCCGGGGGGTTCGCTGTTCGTCGGCACGCCCGACCACGTAGCGGGCAAGATCGCCGAGGTGCGCGACGATCTCGGGCTCGACCGCTTCATGCTGCACACCAGCGTCGGCACGCTGCCGCCGGAACAGGTGCTGCACAGCATCGACCTGCTGGGTACGAAGGTGGCCCCGCAGGTGAGGTGA
- a CDS encoding MarR family winged helix-turn-helix transcriptional regulator codes for MTAPANARTAPDLSYLLDRTSHVLRTRMASALGEIGLTARMHCVLVHALEGERTQAQLADLGDMDKTTMVVTVDALEKAGLAERKPSSADRRARIISVTPAGAELAARSVEIADGVHEAVLGSLPKGDRDVLLRALNRLVEGELSTAVEATCARRARQ; via the coding sequence ATGACGGCCCCGGCGAACGCTCGTACCGCACCCGACCTGTCCTATCTGCTCGACCGCACCAGTCACGTCCTGCGTACGCGGATGGCGTCCGCGCTCGGGGAGATCGGGCTGACGGCTCGCATGCACTGCGTGCTGGTGCACGCGCTCGAAGGCGAGCGCACCCAGGCTCAGCTCGCCGACCTCGGCGACATGGACAAGACGACGATGGTCGTCACTGTCGACGCGCTGGAGAAGGCCGGCCTGGCCGAGCGCAAGCCGTCGAGTGCCGACCGGCGGGCTCGCATCATCTCGGTGACGCCCGCGGGTGCTGAATTGGCAGCGCGCAGTGTCGAGATCGCCGACGGAGTCCACGAGGCGGTCCTCGGCTCGCTGCCGAAAGGGGACCGGGACGTGCTGCTGCGCGCGCTGAATCGCCTGGTGGAGGGAGAGTTGTCGACCGCGGTGGAAGCGACCTGTGCGCGCCGCGCTCGGCAATAG
- the arsD gene encoding arsenite efflux transporter metallochaperone ArsD → MSKIEVYEPALCCNTGVCGPDVDQALVSFSADLDWLRGQGGDITRFNMASEPLAFAGNDTVRSFLEVAGSQGLPLILVDGVTTLTGRYPTRDEITLWSRTPAVSPAAKSMTLLDTGKDSCSGPGCC, encoded by the coding sequence ATGAGCAAGATCGAAGTCTACGAGCCCGCGCTGTGCTGCAACACCGGTGTGTGCGGACCCGACGTCGACCAAGCCCTGGTGAGTTTCTCCGCCGATCTGGACTGGCTGCGCGGCCAGGGCGGTGACATCACCCGGTTCAACATGGCCTCGGAACCCCTCGCTTTCGCGGGCAACGACACCGTCCGTAGCTTTCTCGAAGTCGCAGGCTCACAAGGGCTTCCGCTGATCCTGGTCGACGGGGTCACCACACTGACCGGTCGCTATCCGACCCGCGACGAGATCACCCTGTGGTCGCGCACCCCTGCGGTGAGCCCGGCGGCGAAGAGCATGACGTTGCTCGACACCGGCAAAGACAGCTGCAGCGGACCCGGCTGCTGCTGA